The Melopsittacus undulatus isolate bMelUnd1 unplaced genomic scaffold, bMelUnd1.mat.Z mat_scaffold_188_arrow_ctg1, whole genome shotgun sequence genome has a window encoding:
- the LOC117438377 gene encoding LOW QUALITY PROTEIN: 60S ribosomal protein L31-like (The sequence of the model RefSeq protein was modified relative to this genomic sequence to represent the inferred CDS: deleted 1 base in 1 codon), translating to MAPAKKGSEKKKGRSAINEVVTREYTINIHKRIHGVGFKKRAPRALKEIRKFAMKEMGTPDVRIDTRLNKAVWAKGIRNVPYRIRVRLSRKRNEDEDSPNKLYTLVTYVPVTTFKGLQTVNVDEN from the exons ATGGCTCCCGCAAAGAAAGGTAGTGAGAAAAAGAAGGGACGCTCTGCCATCAATGAGGTGGTAACTAGAGAATATACCATCAACATTCACAAGCGGATCCATGGCGT GGGCTTCAAGAAAAGAGCACCACGTGCTCTTAAGGAGATCCGCAAATTTGCGATGAAAGAAATGGGTACTCCTGATGTTCGCATTGACACCAGGTTG AACAAAGCAGTCTGGGCTAAAGGAATAAG GAATGTTCCTTACCGTATCCGTGTCCGTTTGTCCAGAAAGCGCAATGAGGATGAAGATTCACCAAACAAGCTATACACACTGGTTACCTATGTACCAGTCACAACATTCAAAG GTCTACAGACAGTCAATGTGGatgaaaattaa